One genomic window of Gammaproteobacteria bacterium includes the following:
- the trmB gene encoding tRNA (guanosine(46)-N7)-methyltransferase TrmB, producing the protein MTNTPIRPPIKSFGRQQGRLTEGQRKALESLWEQHVLPNDLGLLDWRVIFGRPADTILEIGFGMGHSLITTAQNHPEINFLGIEVYRPGIGTLLTQLHNLHLTNVRVLCADAKVALADCVHDASLAGIHIFFPDPWPKKRHHKRRLIQPDFIELLTHKLKSGGYLHLATDWEDYAQHMLAVLSAANHLINAEDNGQLAISHPERPATKYEQRGIRLGHEVWDFKFYKQN; encoded by the coding sequence ATGACAAATACTCCCATACGCCCCCCGATTAAAAGCTTCGGACGTCAACAAGGGCGCTTGACGGAAGGGCAGCGCAAAGCTCTGGAATCATTATGGGAACAGCATGTATTACCTAATGACTTGGGATTGCTGGATTGGCGTGTGATATTTGGCCGACCCGCCGACACAATACTAGAAATCGGTTTTGGTATGGGACATTCCTTAATTACCACTGCCCAAAACCACCCAGAAATAAATTTTTTGGGGATAGAAGTTTACCGTCCTGGCATCGGCACCCTACTCACCCAACTGCATAATTTGCATTTAACCAATGTGCGCGTGCTGTGTGCTGACGCAAAAGTGGCTCTGGCTGATTGTGTTCATGATGCTTCTTTAGCAGGAATTCATATTTTTTTCCCAGATCCATGGCCTAAAAAACGTCATCATAAACGCCGCCTGATTCAGCCTGACTTTATTGAGCTATTGACCCATAAGCTTAAAAGTGGTGGCTATTTGCACTTGGCAACCGACTGGGAGGATTATGCACAGCATATGTTAGCCGTACTTTCAGCTGCTAATCATTTGATTAATGCAGAAGATAACGGACAACTTGCTATAAGCCATCCTGAACGGCCTGCTACTAAATATGAACAACGTGGAATACGCTTGGGACATGAGGTATGGGATTTTAAATTTTATAAGCAGAACTAG
- a CDS encoding AsmA family protein — translation MKKLLKTLISIIVVLILLFIIAGVCLVLFLDPNKFKEQISSVVHDKTGRELVINGDIERSFFPWLGLRIHDVRMSNAPGFTPEENFITVGEADVSVKLLSLLSGKVEIGNLVLKDLQLNLAENKQGQTNWQDLKALASSHHSDTHIATMAKARTETPHTNAEPSTPPKFSVEGIEVKNADITWVNQKNGQSLELSKLNLSSKNIGINKPFPLSLNFEFRGNKPQIAAQFALDTDATLAPQNLYRLGKLRFSAQLLDKSVPKVQLEAESVVVNLQQQTLSIANALLSAANLTAKTNLEAASILTKPEFNGRIDIAQFNLKDFLKAFGKTINTEDPEALQKAALSTNFVGDTSALKLSSILGHLDDSTLQGSVNISSFAGKALNFALYVNQVNLDRYMPVKSAPVTATTAAISTRSSNSVNKTSSADPGSFEALRQANISGTVKIDALTVSKTQLTQIAGQISVKNGIVEINPLTANVYQGTTISKLTADLRGSVPRMNVDEKLSNVQVSQLMKSERLTGSANIIAHLTMMGSSQQEILRSLNGTTEFNIQNGALLGVDLPYELNRAAALIKKQPGPAQPSTGRTNFQQFSGSGVFQNGVFNNQNLLMQSAQLKITGNGTANLVSQTLNYHLSAEQPGNPVLGNTALPLLITGTFSKPIITPDIEAVARELLKSGIKTRIEERIGGGGRAGALLNRLLER, via the coding sequence ATGAAAAAACTACTTAAAACCCTAATTTCAATCATAGTAGTCCTAATTTTATTATTCATTATTGCGGGTGTTTGTCTAGTACTATTTTTAGACCCGAATAAATTTAAAGAGCAAATCAGCAGTGTCGTGCACGATAAAACTGGTCGGGAATTGGTAATTAATGGAGATATTGAACGGTCATTTTTCCCTTGGCTGGGTCTTCGTATTCATGATGTGCGTATGAGTAATGCCCCCGGTTTTACACCAGAAGAAAATTTCATTACTGTAGGTGAGGCAGATGTCAGCGTTAAATTGCTGTCGCTATTATCTGGCAAGGTAGAAATTGGCAATTTAGTACTAAAAGATTTACAACTTAATCTGGCTGAAAACAAACAGGGTCAGACCAATTGGCAGGATCTAAAAGCGTTGGCTTCCAGCCACCACAGTGATACCCATATAGCCACAATGGCGAAAGCACGGACAGAAACGCCGCATACCAACGCAGAACCAAGTACACCCCCCAAATTCAGTGTTGAAGGCATTGAAGTTAAAAATGCAGATATTACCTGGGTAAATCAAAAAAATGGCCAGTCGTTAGAATTATCGAAGCTAAATTTATCCAGTAAGAACATTGGGATCAATAAACCATTCCCCTTAAGTCTTAATTTTGAATTCAGGGGCAATAAACCGCAAATCGCCGCACAATTTGCTTTAGATACCGATGCTACACTGGCGCCGCAAAATCTTTATCGGTTAGGTAAACTGCGTTTTTCTGCGCAATTATTAGATAAATCAGTGCCTAAGGTGCAGCTGGAGGCTGAGAGTGTTGTGGTCAATTTGCAGCAACAGACACTATCTATTGCCAACGCGCTATTATCAGCGGCTAATCTGACAGCCAAGACTAATCTGGAAGCTGCCAGTATTTTGACTAAGCCAGAGTTTAATGGCCGCATTGATATAGCACAATTTAACCTCAAAGATTTTTTAAAAGCTTTTGGCAAGACCATCAATACAGAGGACCCAGAGGCATTGCAGAAAGCCGCCCTTTCCACCAACTTTGTCGGGGACACTTCAGCACTTAAATTAAGCTCAATATTAGGACATCTCGATGATTCCACTTTGCAAGGCTCAGTGAATATTAGCAGCTTTGCTGGTAAAGCCCTGAATTTTGCTTTGTACGTTAATCAAGTAAATCTAGATCGCTATATGCCTGTCAAATCAGCTCCAGTAACGGCGACTACAGCGGCAATCAGTACGCGATCAAGTAATAGCGTTAACAAAACCTCTTCTGCTGATCCGGGAAGCTTTGAGGCTTTAAGACAAGCCAATATCAGCGGTACTGTGAAAATTGATGCGTTAACAGTATCCAAAACCCAGCTAACTCAAATTGCCGGACAGATATCAGTAAAAAATGGCATAGTAGAAATCAATCCATTAACTGCTAATGTGTATCAAGGCACGACCATCAGCAAATTAACTGCAGATTTGCGTGGCAGCGTTCCGCGTATGAATGTGGATGAAAAACTCTCCAATGTGCAGGTAAGTCAGCTCATGAAGTCAGAACGCTTAACAGGAAGCGCAAATATCATCGCACACCTGACCATGATGGGTAGCAGCCAGCAGGAAATATTGCGCAGTTTGAATGGTACGACAGAATTTAACATCCAAAATGGTGCCTTGTTGGGTGTGGATTTGCCTTATGAGTTGAACCGTGCGGCTGCCCTGATTAAGAAACAGCCAGGACCTGCCCAGCCAAGTACAGGAAGAACCAATTTTCAACAATTTAGTGGTAGTGGCGTATTCCAAAATGGCGTATTTAATAATCAAAATCTGCTGATGCAGTCTGCGCAATTAAAAATCACTGGCAATGGCACGGCTAATCTGGTGTCACAGACTTTGAATTATCATTTAAGTGCTGAGCAGCCCGGTAATCCAGTTTTAGGAAATACGGCATTGCCGCTTTTGATTACGGGAACTTTCAGTAAACCGATTATTACCCCAGATATTGAAGCAGTCGCTCGAGAGCTGTTGAAATCAGGTATAAAAACGCGCATTGAAGAACGCATTGGAGGCGGTGGTCGTGCAGGTGCATTATTAAACCGTCTGTTGGAAAGATAA
- a CDS encoding M20 family metallopeptidase, with amino-acid sequence MSLQIETLVNQTWDNAIIPGLFKYIEIPCKSPLFDAEWEKNGFIDKAMRLVVDWCRQQNIRGLQLTVHRLPGRTPLLVLEVPSDLPQTVLLYGHLDKQPEMSGWHEGLGPWTPVIQESRLYGRGGADDGYAVFASIAAIKALQEQGLTHPRCVIVIEASEESGSVDLPYYMEHIAEQVGTPDLIIGLDSGMGNYEQFWSTTSLRGIVAGTLTVEILTEGVHSGAASGVVPSSFRLIRQLLSRIEDENTGEILLSEFKADIPLQRIEEAKQVAAVLGEKVHTDYPWIEGAKASAIASHQLILNRTWRSALSITGVDGIPDLKNAGNVLRPKTALMLSMRVPPTTDPKQAGLALKKVLEADPPHGAKVVFDFTKASPGWNAPAVAPWLADAIDTASHQYFGKPALFWGEGGSIPFMHMLGEKFPKAQFVITGVLGPHSNAHGPNEFLHIPAAKKLTCCVADLLHQADRIWRAS; translated from the coding sequence ATGAGTCTACAAATCGAAACTCTGGTTAATCAAACCTGGGACAATGCCATCATACCGGGTTTATTTAAATATATAGAAATTCCCTGTAAATCGCCGTTATTTGATGCAGAATGGGAAAAAAACGGTTTTATAGATAAAGCTATGCGGCTGGTGGTGGATTGGTGTCGGCAACAGAATATTCGTGGGTTACAGCTGACTGTGCATCGCTTACCTGGACGCACGCCACTCTTAGTGTTAGAAGTCCCCTCTGACTTACCACAAACTGTGCTGCTTTATGGGCACCTGGACAAACAGCCGGAAATGTCAGGTTGGCATGAGGGTTTAGGGCCGTGGACACCGGTTATCCAAGAGAGTCGGCTGTATGGACGTGGTGGCGCAGATGACGGTTATGCCGTATTTGCCAGTATCGCAGCGATTAAAGCCTTACAAGAACAAGGTCTGACTCATCCACGTTGCGTCATCGTAATTGAAGCTTCTGAAGAAAGTGGCAGTGTCGATTTGCCTTATTATATGGAGCATATTGCTGAGCAAGTGGGTACGCCAGACTTAATCATCGGACTTGACTCCGGTATGGGAAATTATGAGCAGTTTTGGTCAACGACTTCACTCCGTGGCATTGTCGCAGGTACCCTCACCGTAGAAATATTAACCGAAGGCGTACATTCCGGTGCAGCAAGTGGGGTAGTGCCATCGAGTTTCCGTTTGATCCGACAATTATTAAGTCGCATTGAGGATGAAAATACCGGTGAAATTTTATTATCTGAATTTAAAGCCGATATTCCACTACAACGTATAGAAGAAGCTAAACAAGTTGCAGCCGTTTTGGGAGAAAAAGTACACACCGATTATCCGTGGATCGAAGGTGCAAAAGCCTCCGCAATTGCTAGCCATCAGCTGATATTGAACCGTACCTGGCGTTCCGCGTTGTCGATTACTGGTGTGGATGGCATCCCAGATTTAAAAAACGCCGGAAATGTATTGCGTCCTAAAACAGCTTTGATGCTTTCCATGCGCGTGCCACCTACCACTGATCCCAAGCAGGCCGGTTTAGCATTGAAGAAAGTTTTAGAAGCTGATCCCCCGCATGGGGCTAAAGTGGTTTTTGATTTTACTAAAGCGTCTCCAGGATGGAACGCGCCAGCCGTAGCACCTTGGTTGGCTGATGCAATCGATACCGCTTCACACCAATATTTTGGTAAACCTGCGCTGTTTTGGGGTGAGGGTGGATCGATTCCGTTTATGCATATGTTGGGGGAAAAATTTCCTAAAGCACAATTTGTGATTACGGGTGTGTTAGGCCCCCACTCCAATGCGCACGGACCGAATGAATTCCTGCATATTCCGGCAGCTAAAAAACTGACTTGTTGTGTAGCGGATTTATTACATCAGGCGGATAGGATATGGCGAGCTTCCTGA